The proteins below are encoded in one region of Carassius auratus strain Wakin linkage group LG44F, ASM336829v1, whole genome shotgun sequence:
- the hsbp1l1 gene encoding heat shock factor-binding protein 1-like protein 1, which produces MAGSESKAAKELTAMMETTMQQLQSRFQNLSEQIISKMDEMGTRIDDLEKNVGDLMTQAGAENHYKANGFEERPSWPKH; this is translated from the exons ATGGCAGGATCCGAGTCAAAAGCAGCTAAAGAGCTGACTGCAATG ATGGAGACGACAATGCAACAGCTCCAGAGCAGGTTTCAGAACTTATCTGAGCAAATCATCTCCAAAA TGGATGAGATGGGAACACGCATAGATGACCTGGAGAAGAACGTTGGTGATCTCATGACACAAGCAGGAGCTGAGAATCATTATAAAGCAAA TGGTTTTGAAGAGAGACCAAGCTGGCCAAAGCACTGA